Sequence from the Bicyclus anynana chromosome 2, ilBicAnyn1.1, whole genome shotgun sequence genome:
CAagctcattttttattttttgttactgtgagtgagtgagtgtgtgatgttactccctgataagtCGCTAGGCTCTTTGAGATTATtcggtacattttttttatgtagtataggcgtacgcttgaccacaatcaagcctgatggaaagcaatgatgaggtctaagatgaagcgcgcttgtctagaagatgcctattcactcttgccttgaaggtgcacaaattgttGGTGTCAGGAAATACAGacaccggaagggcattccatattttgacagttcttattaggaacgttgacgcaaaacgtttcgtgcgaGTTGACTGGAgttgacaacaaaaggatgccatttttcgcggcgtctcgctgttctgtggtaaaatggGGAGGGACGAACTAGATCGTAAAGATATACACATAATTCATGCTAAGATCTAAAGTTTTTGTTCATACCTATgtattaatatcatcatcatatttaaaCCGCCCACTTCAGGCCTTCAGCCGACTTTAGATGCTGTGGAGTAGCGAACAAAAAGACTCACTTTTTGggaaaaatctcaaaaacttaTTTGAGATTGTCTTAattaatccaggtctggctggtgggaggattcaaCCGTGAGTAGTTATCACCCCACCAGCATAccatgacgtaccgccaagcattttagcattccggtacgatgtcgtgtagaaaccgaaaggtgtgtggattttcatcctcctcctaaaaatttagcccgcttccatcttagactgcatcaccacttacaggtgagattgtagtcaagggctaacttgtaaagaattaaaaaaaaacaaaagacttGACATCTTTATCTGTGTGTGCTGGTCTTTCGGTATTTTACACAGTATAGTTTGGTGCGCAGAAGTTTTTATTGAGTTACCGCCTTTACCATACGTAACGGCGGTAACTCAATAAAAACTCAATAATGACCCAGGAGTCAAAGCTAGGACCGAATTGTAATTGCACAGGCTCACCACTGAACCAACAGggcatttaattacaaaatgtagATAGGGTATATTCTGCGTGcgtaaaataaaagatgaaatttCTTAAACCTAAtggttttaaattgtatttttttattaaaatattatatttttacattggtaacattaaaataagtaatacgTAACAGTTCTCACAGTCAGTTCACATGtcagttacttaattaaattatattaagagTAATAACAGTCAGTCTTGCGTCCTCCGAATAAAGACtgaaaattattactgaaatcTCATTTTGTTTGATTTAGTTTGTTCATGTTCAAAACGTTACGTTCTTTCAACgttatttgttttaagtttgTTCGTGTTCAAAACGTTACGTTCTTTCAAAGTTGTTTTCAAAACGTTACGTTCTATCAACGTTGTTTGCTTTTAGTTTGCTCGTTTTCAAAACGTTAAGTTCTTTCAAAGTTGTTTTCAAAACGTTACGTTCTTTCAAcgttatttgtttttagtttgttCGTGTTCAAAACGTTACGTTCTTTCAAAGTTGTTTTCAAAACGTTACGTTCTTTCAACGTTGTTTGCTTTTAGTTTGTTCGTGTTTAAAACGTTACGTTCTTTCAAAGTTGTTTTCGAAACGTTACGTTCTTTCAACGTTATTTGcttttagtttgtttgtgttCAAAACGTTACGTTCTTTCAAAGTTGTTTTCAAAACGTTACGTTCTTTCAAAGTTGTTTTCAAAACGTTACGTTCCTTCAACGTTGTTTGCTTTTAGTTTGTTCGTGTTCAAAACGTTACGTTCTTTCAAAGTTGTTTTCAAAACGTTACGTTCCTTCAACGTTATTTGCTTTTAGTTTGTTCGTGTTCAAAACGTTACGTTCTTTCAAAGTTGTTTTCAAAACGTTACGTTCTTTCAACGTTGTTTGCTTTTAGTTTGCTCGTGTTCAAAACGTTACGTTCTTTCAAAGTTGTTTTCAAAACGTTACGTTCTTTCAACGACGTTATTTTTAACGATTAAAATATACCGTGATTTACATTTTTCTTTGATATAGTATAGCTATGAATTAGCTATGAACTAATACATTGCACTTTCAaagcttattattttgtatggtAACCTATATACTGTCTCCATTAAACATACAGAGATCTTGGTAACTAATAAAACATGACTACTTTTAATTTGATTAACCTTTGTCATAATATGTAGAAGAATAATTATACCTAGTTAGTTCCAGACAAATTGGTTaaccaaatacaaaatacagaaataccttcttcgtattatccTATGTATGATACATTATTCTTATGACTCGTTTCAAATTGTACTCTATGAACTCACGTAACAAACTTCGTAAATGCATTGCCGAACCAGTCCAActggttaataaatatattgaaatacaGTCTGTAAAATCATGAAGACGCTGTTGGAACTGTCCGCTCGTTTGCAATAGTGACAACGGCGGGAGCAACGTTACTGGGAACGCTACAGGAAGCGTTATTTTGTGTAACGGTATTTGTAACGTTATTTTCGGTATCGGTTACTGTAACGTTATCCGCCGAATTCGAGCTCTGTGCTAGCGCAGTCGTGATTGGCTGCGTGATTGGTTGAACTGGCTGATAGTTGGGGTAGTGGATCCCAACCACTTCTTCGTAGCTGGGTGGAGCCATCGCTTCTGTaatgtgaaaaaataattagttaatttttgtaataGATGTTTTATAACTGGGGAGCCGAAAAGAGGATTTTGGGATTCACTCGAGCTGGTAAGATTAGCCTAAAGTTCTTCTTACATGATATTGCATCAAGTATGAGCCCTCGACATTGGTGGGTCAGCATGCGGCAAACAAAAAAGCTTCAGAAATATGCATTTTGAAAGTCTGACGTTTTGAGCGTGACCACAACTGGAATTGAAAGGTAACAAAGCTGCGTAACCCCCTTGTATTTCAGTCCTGGTATCACAAGAgcggttattttttattttgaaagaaataagattaaaaaactTAGTTTCTTACGATTTAGTAAGCGTAGCTTATTAAGATAGCTGatgaatttataaatatttatgctCTAATTGTGGAAATCGAACTGGGTGGCCGTGggtgcagaaagcagggtcgcTACCCTCTACACTGTCATATATCGATCGATTAAGGATAATAACCTATGATACCTCGGTCAGTGTTattttgcgtcattatttagcAACACAAGTATTAGCAAGCTAACGCTAATTTATCATCGAACGACAACAAAGACAAGTCAGTGTAAATTGTAACCTAATAAGGTAATACCGCACTGCGTCTTCGTATCTCTTTCAAATTAGCACGTTACTATTTTATTTCatgtgtattatatttatttatttcacttaaTTATCATTTGTAAGAGGTAAGTTTGcctttttaataatgattaaatgATCATTAATAGATGCAATTGTTTGGATACAATCAAGTCTAATGATAAGTGAAGCTCTACGATGGAATGCATTTACGTAGAAGGTGTCCATTGACTGACTTACAGCTGAAATCTGAAAGTCAATCCATATCGCCACAGTGTGAATCGGGAATCAAAATTTTGAGGCAATGAaacctttattatttaaattttctgctGAAAATTATCCTGTACCTACTTGGCTTTAAACACACCCTCCATGATGAAACAACAGAATAGTCTGGCGTATAATTTTCCAAGATTCGGTCAAAATTTCAAGATTTCAAtcaaattttactaattaatacatCTTTGACAACTTTACTTATCTACTAACGCACTTTACTCATCAACGAGATTTTGTCCCTGGGCTTGTAATTACACCAGCAGTCATTAAAACGAATACAACAGTTGGTTGCTTGGCGTCAGATGCAAAAACGTACATCCCCTAATTCTCTCACAAAGAGTTCCACTATTATATGCGTTCGTGATTTTTGCCACGTACTACCTAACCTTCAAGTCAAGGGTGATTAGGCACCATCCAGGCATGCGCGTGGTAATCTAAACCTTATCATATCAGTCCGTTAATAAGTAAGCGCGGCTATACATTGTACCGAAAATGTATTAGCAACAGTCAATGGATTACTTTAGGACCAAATCTGAAATCTcatctataaatataatgaaagaAGACTTGGAGGATTCTAAAAAAAACCAATTGCAacacatatttaaaatttacagcAGTTTTGACTGTGCAACGATCGCTATCAGATGGTAATGATGAACCGGGATATACGGAACTAAATCCTCTCTATCTCACTTTACTCTACTGGAATTTTTTtgcaagaaagaaaaactccatAATATCACCCATAAATCCCAAGTCTTCATAATCTGAAACAACGTAGAATGGCTACTACTATAAACAAGTCTTCCTGAACAAGGGCTATATATATCTACAGGATAATTGCCCGTAAAAGATTGGAGATGATggttttgaatatattaatttttatgatggatacattcgggtaaataaggtcaatgttaactaataaaaccgcggcagcgccgcaagtCTGACcctccctgtagctccgaaagtaaagaTCGCAGATACCGATATGATcgtgttacttttacaaaattgctttactattagtatacaatttaaaaacctgtcatcatccctattgtcccCAGACTTTGTGATGGCACAGCCAATGACCTGTGCATTAATATACAAAACGTACTCACCATATTTGGGCGGTGGGGGCAAGTTGGCCGGACTGACGTATATAGTAGGCTCGGTCTGCGACACCGACGGCCGCTGGCGCGGGGCAACGAACGTTCGTCTCTGCTGCGAGTTGCGAGTCTTTTGTCCTGGAAACAAAGGGAAAACAATGTTATTTACTTCGTAAACATAGCCTATttcgtgataacccagtggatatgacctctgcctccgactcctcgacgtagattcgaatccggtcagggtcatgcatctccaacttttcagttgtgtgctttttaagaaattaataatcacgtgtctcaaacggtgaaggaaaacatcgtaaggaatacctgacaattttctacgtatgtgaactgccaatcctcattgggtcagcgtggtggactattggcctcagactcagcagtgagccgaatatgggttgatacatTATTAAACATAGCTTATCGCCGGAGTTTgggatgttttttatttaacgactGCTTGACTACAAACACCTGTACTTTAAGTAAAACCTCTTTACACGCGCTTGACCTTGGGAGTAAGTTGGTGACTGTGTTACGAAAATCGTAATTGGGCGAAGCGAACGGATGTTGAGAGGAAGAGCTAAAGAAATCTGGTCTATAGcatactagttttttttttattttgaataaaaaacctttttttttaagtggcGATGAAGTTTAAGATGATACGCATAAGTGCATTATAACTGGAATGCTAAGACGTTTGAGGTCCGTTTTAGCATAGTAAacagccacgaccgaagcctaaCCACCAGGCACcaggtaaaatataatttatttatacttttgaaaaaaatattagtaagaattattatcatcctattaaaaaaaacatcaaatcaattgacaaaatagcATTTATATCCACCAGTTTGAATGGTCCACCAGACGTACGTTATACGTTAcgtataatctcaatttcgtacctacgagtatatgttaactagcatacgtcaaagatagtgaataagcctgcagttCGGATATCAAACCATTAAAACACCCTAAAGCCcttttaatagaaaattagtTTGTGATAATTTCTACTTCACAGTTTCtattgaagtaaaaaaaataaactgacaCACCCGACTCAAATAACGTAACCTATAAGTCAAAAGTTTTTTAACAAAACGCCCGTAGACTTTTGAGTACATTATAAACTAGAAATCTTGTTATGAAGAGTTGTATGATTTTTAGTACCTATTTGTAATAATCTTCCAACAGCCATTAATATAACTACTACCACAAAACACACGCACGACAATGTAATATAccatacaaaatttataaaaggtTCGTTTGTATGATCGTCCTTTTCACAGTCAACACAACCGACGGGGTCCACAGATCCATTCAAATTAGATTCCATTTTACACtaactaataaaaaacataaaaccaaaaaaaaaattgcgcaAAAAACGCTTTCAAAACACTCTTCATCTATACATATCGATTTGAAAACCGTTATATTAAAATCGCGTTTTAAGAATAACGTTATAACCTTACACGCGCACTTTACGATGGTTAGCGTATCAATAGTGATGCTCTTTGTAACtgtgtttatataaacaatatgtaTAGTGATGGGCTTTATCTGTGAGATTACATGCAATCAAATGGATTACTAAACAGTTCTTTAGGTACAGGTGTGACGTAGGTAGAAGCCTAAATTGCTTTTCTAATCTATCAGGTAAAAGAGGTTAAAcgccatattatatttttatttcattttgttttggtGCCAATTTGGCGATATTAAAAGTGCTAAATTTATTGCTTTATCTGATAATTTTCAACATATAAACGAAACGATTTTTAGGttaagataaaaattattttaatgtctaGGTATACTCAATAATCGAGGTACATATGTTTTACTGTTGCTAAActcgataatattttaaactgttTCAGAATtacaatatcaattaataatggTGTACAGTGttcgccacggatctttatgtttgtgaagtaaGCTGCGGAATGAATATAGCTCCCCGCCCGCGCCGTTTGTACCGTTAAtgattcattgcgcagtcatttgttgctaacttcacaaacacaatatctcgtggcgggcACTGTAAGTACGTCTATGTTAATTACACCTTCACAATACTGAAATGCTTTGGTTGGGAATGAAGATGGATTTTATCATGGATACATTAACGGTTTTTATCgccgaaaaatctatggttcctgtgggatttctgaaaaacaaaatatcaggtttttaataaacaacgaattaggtcgcgggcgtccgctagctattaccttcataattattaattaatttattagacaGGTCGAGTACTAATCGAGTTAGAAACTTCCTCATAATATTTTATCGCAACAAGTAAAAACTGAACATGAAAGAGCTCAATAATCTGTAaacgtaagtacctacctacaacgtaatttattttgaagaaaatttttaataatagtttggtcTTGTTTACGgcaaatcaattaatttaagattatctaagagtttaaaatatttttttttgttccatcCGTACACCTCCTTGGAAAATGTCCTTCCACAACCTACGTCATGTACCTACTCTACAGTAAGCTTGTGCAAAATATCTATACCTAcgagtaattattaattatagataATTATCATCAAGTTCCCAATATTGATACATGAATACCTGTTACATATGAGTATTTTATCAAGTGACTAaacaatgtacctacctactaactcTACCTACCCTATCTAGACTTCCGAGATAACTAATGGATGATTAAACTTAGATTATTATTTGAAGTTGAGTGCACTTCACATTTGTAACACAATATATATAGTTTACGACACGCAAAAAGAGTGATTGTAAGTTGACTGCTTGATATATCAACTTGAACGGCGCTTGAACGATTTGAGCCTACTAGAACTAGGATGTTATTCTATCGtgcacaatataaataattaaatactattaCCTAGTTATTGATGTACATTTATATCAAGTAGTAAGCTTTTATACAATCACTTTCAAAAGAGTCAAGTTTGTCAGTAAACTCAATCACTGGTTCGGCAAGAGGATTCTGCCGAGAaaaactggcaagaaactcgACATGTGCtccttttgtaaaattaaatttaacaatttataatttacaattaagaTAAATATGTAATTCGGTATTATGTGCAGAATAGCCGATAGATTCCACAGAGTTTTCTAGATTGCGCagagttttgtattatttaccaGGTACTTAGTCGATTCCATTAACcttggtaattttatttactttttccctAGAAGAATAACAGACACTTACTTTACAGTGTAATATAAATTAGAGATCGATGCGTAATAATGAcgaaaattgattaaaaatcaAATAGTCTTTTTAGATTTTAAGACGTACTTATAAAGAATtgattactactactacttactataaACCACCAGCGTTCCTTTTATATGGCGTGATTTATACATGGAAAACTTTTACGTAATTCGTAACGTAATTGCaactatttttgtttaattaatatgacAATACGTTATGACTCATTATGACAAGTGTACAAAGACGTAATTTATACTTGTGTGTATATATAATAGCCGTATATGagtcaaaaataaaagtaatattatagttGACGTCACattcaaaatcaatcaattcaTAGTCAATTGAAATTGATTATTGGTCTTAATAGTGTGGCACTTCTTAGCCACAGGAACACTATAAAGACTAACTACCAAACGTTGAGGGTATGTATATAAAACACAAGAAATATACAGAAACAAcaagaaatatacaaaaacaacaaaGCAACTGTGAACCCCAATGGGAAAATGTTGATTTtgctcatattttttaataaggcgcggaaaattatgtaggtactacgCTCCTGTAATATCTAcaagtaacaaatattaaataattaaatcatataCTCCTACATTGCTTCATACATCCAGTCGACCGGCAGACATGGCGGGGCGGCGGCAGACATGCGGGAACgtcaaaacttttttaaaatacagttgtctcggcgcccaatatgaattcgtcccgtttggcgtcgagacactaggtccgtggggcaggagcgctcagactctccacaaggagatctggaaacgcctcagagaggcaacaggcgaccctcgggcgggcagctttctcgcgcaaagaatttctatcgcaattcagcgcgggaatgctgcctgcgtgatgggcaccctaccaagggcggcaaatttcgataattatttctaggtattagttttaattttaatttattttaattttgtagttgtagttatatttccttatattttatttttataataagtttagctaatttaagtattatcttcattaataataaaaattttaataaaaaaaattcaaccgacttccaactcaaaaaataactttaactaaaaagcaaaaaataacatcctacctatgtgctaccttctgatcagtttgaaggcggtgccaagccagtgatgttttaattaaacacgtttaaactacaaaatttattggttctttcagaaacagctttaattaaaacacgacactggcttggcaccgccttcaaactgatcagaaggtagcacataggtaggatgttattttttgctttttagttaaagttattttttgagttggaagtcggttgaattttttttattaaaatttttattttttcatttttagtgttagcatacctactgcgtgtgtacagtcacaacctatctaagtggaaagttcttatcaatacaaaattatcaagtccaaacacaaggtagctactgtgaaccgtcgaggagttctcttcactgtccctcgtcttcgtcaccagacccttaatacagtcacaacccatataggtggaaagtactcatcaatacaaattaatgaagcccaaacaaaaggtgactgctgtaaatccttgacgagttccatggTCTGTGtttcgactccatcatcagaccaactccaaactttcataaagttgtagtggcttaaaataccttatggaaacactaacaaacgcactagccgtctctacaactttcgaaagttcccctcaatttctccaggatgccatcatcagatcctgacatgaaaaaaatgggaccaccctggaagtaaacccttcaaaacaaaaaaagaattttcaaaatcggtccataattgacgaaattatcgctggacatacataaaaaaaaaaaaaaaaaaaaaaaaaaaaaaaaacatacatacagccgaacgtagaacctcctcctttttggaagtcggttaaatactATTCCATATACTCCTACATCAacgaattatatataaaaagtgttGTGATATGCtcaagtatattataataatgttttttatgatGACAATTTTATCTATTAGAACGCCTTGCATAAAATAAAAGGCAATGTAAACAGTTGCTACTTTGCTTTGTTCATTATTAATCGAATGAGGCTGAGAAATGTTGTACGTCTCTGATAATGGATGAGAAACAAAGCGATGTTTCATTAAGTTCAGCTTCGTAAAAAGTTAtcctaaaaaataattttagctaaGCCTGTGCTCTGACAATAGCCCGTGCATCCTGTAAAGTTACTGCGCTGTGATATCGTTCGTTTCTATGGCAACATCGTTgttaatgacattttaattttggcgcTAACCTTTGACACAGACATGGCAAGAAAGCTTTTACAGACAAAGTTTTTACTCGCCTACACCTTTTACAGACAGAGTTTTTACTCGCCTACACCTATATAAGAAGTTTTAAATTCGaataaaggtccgtttatatctacagacatttagcgtggcagacacgtgccgtggcagacaaaataatattcttctatacagtgtctATATAGTGTTCAGCGCAGACGTTGtcagacacgggccgcgcccggccagtattcgcggaaagaatattaagtgtctctagctacctgctgggcagtgtgaatagacggtgtctgtgggtgtctgccacgctacttgtctgtgacgcactgtgtctgtagatataaacggaccttaaggGAGTGGCCACacggtgcggtgcggcgccgcacgGAGACGTTTTGCCGCATCGCTGTACATacgagatatttatttatatgcgaGACGCCGCAGCGGCACCGTGTGATCTCTCCCTAAGTCGTGTTATAGACGAAAAGTtcatcgacgagtgtaaaatagcggaatcgcaccttCAGTCTTTCCTCCTCTATAAGGTTTTCAAAACATCTAGCGTATTGGCAACATAaaaagcttattatttttttaagctcTACACATCGAATGTCTTCGAATGTTTGAGATGTTTGGAACACAGAAAGATAAGATAAGACCTTTCTACGGTACTTTCTGTCGGTCATTGTAATGTACTACATATATGACGTTACTTCGTCGTAATATTGATTCAACGTTCCTCATATTGCTATTATCTAAACGCAAGTAATTCCTGGCGGGTTGATTCAACGTCGCAGAAAGTAAATGATTAACGCAATATTTGCAAATGTAACGTAATATTTCAAATTTGAATAAAGCCCTTAAACGAATAATGACTTAGAACAAcactatataaatacataatacacgctccatttgtaagggatttgttatagtgacatcataaaatagttgaaatatagaccgtcatggccgacaggcgttttggctcgtattgtcaaaaacatatttaaaaacttaaatgttcatgtaatcacgtcacaaaaaaataaaataaagaaattcaatCTAATAGAACGATAATGACCTATTTAAGAACAtgttaaaaaagtgtcaactagcctatttagGAGTTTACGATAGCTTTGGAAGATTTTAGAGGTTTTAAGGGTCAAACTCTTAACCATCCCCgtgtatttttatgttttcttcgattataatataaaaaaatacgtgatagcccagtgtatatgacctttgcctttgattcggagggcgtaagtttaATTCCGGATCCGGTCCGGACCAAGCACCTCCAAGttacttatgtgcattttaagaaattaaaatatcacttgtctcaaacggtgagggaaaaacatcgtgaggaaacctgcatacctgacaattttcttaattctctacgtgtctgaagtgtgtcaatctgcattgggccagcgtggactgtTTGCTGTTACTGAGAGGAGAggggagactcgtgctaaatagtgagccgaatgtgtgTTGTATTGATGAAGacgatgataataatttataagagCACGACCTCAGTCTAGTCATCATTAATTTAGCTTCACAGTAACCCTTCAAAATCACCGTTAAAGATCCTTAATAGCGAAAGGTTTCATGAAGCTACGAGTGGCAGTACTGGCGACTGGAGATGTAATGCCTCATGATGTTCCGTAGAAAATGTAACATGTTATTTTACATGTACATGGGCAACAAATGAGGATCTCTAAACCCTTTGAAACCTGTAACTTTCCACAACCACCAAGGTCCAAACTCCTTAATTATCCAACCAAGAACCATCCTTTTCAAGTCGCCATTAATGGCGTACTACTACGGGACCCTACCGGGTGGTcagacacgcacttggccggttttatcGGATATTTAATCCTTTTTAGCCATTCTTGCCTAGTCCGATTCAGTACAGTCCTACACTTGAGTCATGTGATTTGTTATCATAGCATAACACGATGTGATAAAAAGGAGAATGTGAGGCTTGAACTAAGCCCATACCTAGATTATGACTTACATGGACTAGATTATGGTCACACATTTCACTGCTGCGGAATGGAATGGAGCGGAAGTCAGTTTCACTTCATTGCGCGAATTCGCAGAAATGCTCAAGAATTTCATAAGCGCTAGACACTTTACTACTCGAGCGATCGAGCGAGTACCGAGTACTGACGCTAAATTTGCGGAATTCACAGATTGCACCGATAGTACGGGAATTCTCGAGAATTACGCGAGGATTAACCGGAAGAAGTCCGACTTCTTTTTTTAGGTCGTATTTAGTTTGTATGTTATACAATTAACATTAAGTTGTGCATACAATTGACATATTGACTATGTTTTCAAGAAAATCGCTTTCTTTTCATTCTGCGgcaatgtacattgtacataacGTCTAATTAATAAACTTCTGTATAAAGTATCTGTgtcattaaaattattctatcacactcaataaacaaaaaccgaatacttatattttaatgatttatcaCAATTTTCCAAGAAACACCCTTGTAGGAATGAAACAGGAGATTTTAgatagttaaaaattttatattagattAGGTAAAATCTCCTAAGTTTCATTCTAAAACGAAACAACCTCAGAAGGTATTACTCT
This genomic interval carries:
- the LOC112043745 gene encoding uncharacterized protein LOC112043745 isoform X2 encodes the protein MEQIEVDDVLIKEINDSVLEVEDIKTSADNDSDIGRILGMMPIFLLLLIMFVRIIFVIYKSSGQKTRNSQQRRTFVAPRQRPSVSQTEPTIYVSPANLPPPPKYEAMAPPSYEEVVGIHYPNYQPVQPITQPITTALAQSSNSADNVTVTDTENNVTNTVTQNNASCSVPSNVAPAVVTIANERTVPTASS
- the LOC112043745 gene encoding uncharacterized protein LOC112043745 isoform X7; translated protein: MDYLVLLAPFFLLVFVYGLTCMCLHCCEFFGQKTRNSQQRRTFVAPRQRPSVSQTEPTIYVSPANLPPPPKYEAMAPPSYEEVVGIHYPNYQPVQPITQPITTALAQSSNSADNVTVTDTENNVTNTVTQNNASCSVPSNVAPAVVTIANERTVPTASS
- the LOC112043745 gene encoding uncharacterized protein LOC112043745 isoform X1; this encodes MGRVNMSILKHGNIDRVMMTIMSKSKSDPIDFDNVFPHPVVADPVVVNPVVVDPVVVDPFAADPINSDLQLTFLYIPLFFLILLAVLVMIYIYRRSFAGQKTRNSQQRRTFVAPRQRPSVSQTEPTIYVSPANLPPPPKYEAMAPPSYEEVVGIHYPNYQPVQPITQPITTALAQSSNSADNVTVTDTENNVTNTVTQNNASCSVPSNVAPAVVTIANERTVPTASS
- the LOC112043745 gene encoding uncharacterized protein LOC112043745 isoform X6, whose amino-acid sequence is MSSYPFLFLPIVIVVTAFACVCLRFTIVVVCGQKTRNSQQRRTFVAPRQRPSVSQTEPTIYVSPANLPPPPKYEAMAPPSYEEVVGIHYPNYQPVQPITQPITTALAQSSNSADNVTVTDTENNVTNTVTQNNASCSVPSNVAPAVVTIANERTVPTASS
- the LOC112043745 gene encoding uncharacterized protein LOC112043745 isoform X3 translates to MESNLNGSVDPVGCVDCEKDDHTNEPFINFVWYITLSCVCFVVVVILMAVGRLLQIGQKTRNSQQRRTFVAPRQRPSVSQTEPTIYVSPANLPPPPKYEAMAPPSYEEVVGIHYPNYQPVQPITQPITTALAQSSNSADNVTVTDTENNVTNTVTQNNASCSVPSNVAPAVVTIANERTVPTASS
- the LOC112043745 gene encoding uncharacterized protein LOC112043745 isoform X4, whose product is MSDFIVRGSESVLGQLSNMSFTETTLWTLLLLFIFVFCVTLFLYYLCVSFTGQKTRNSQQRRTFVAPRQRPSVSQTEPTIYVSPANLPPPPKYEAMAPPSYEEVVGIHYPNYQPVQPITQPITTALAQSSNSADNVTVTDTENNVTNTVTQNNASCSVPSNVAPAVVTIANERTVPTASS
- the LOC112043745 gene encoding uncharacterized protein LOC112043745 isoform X5; protein product: MGMDLISSIMIGLFIFMCLYLFWLWFCFGSCVTRRQKTRNSQQRRTFVAPRQRPSVSQTEPTIYVSPANLPPPPKYEAMAPPSYEEVVGIHYPNYQPVQPITQPITTALAQSSNSADNVTVTDTENNVTNTVTQNNASCSVPSNVAPAVVTIANERTVPTASS
- the LOC112043745 gene encoding uncharacterized protein LOC112043745 isoform X8, producing the protein MISTIYLGQKTRNSQQRRTFVAPRQRPSVSQTEPTIYVSPANLPPPPKYEAMAPPSYEEVVGIHYPNYQPVQPITQPITTALAQSSNSADNVTVTDTENNVTNTVTQNNASCSVPSNVAPAVVTIANERTVPTASS